In a single window of the Mugil cephalus isolate CIBA_MC_2020 chromosome 6, CIBA_Mcephalus_1.1, whole genome shotgun sequence genome:
- the tcf3b gene encoding transcription factor 3b isoform X3 — translation MNEQQQRMAAVGTDKELSDLLDFSAMFAPPVANGKNRTMTLASTQFSSTAIDERSGSGSWGSAEQNSPSFGQARQGYGEGPHYSEHEGMSSPFISSGITSKNERPPYPPFGSQPGFLPSDISMPSPDAMSPSGLKSGSQFYPSYPNNPRRRPPDGGIDTQPKKIRKPPGLPSSVYASTSGDEYARDNGGYPGAKPGAVYPGSFFVQEDPWSSSGYSAMLSNSPHIGQPGSFSAINPQDRMKRHPLPLSPQNYPLHGSEVNGFHSAPTTYNHTPTINGEGIMANRGTTAGSSGDEIGKALASIYPSDHNSNNFSSAPSTPGSPQAIAGGAQSQWQRPTTPNYEGQPHALQSKLEDRLEEAIHVLRNHAVGQGPGLEGADMHSLLSSVHNGGLGGLSPAFPNASLALSNRHPAAMGGKHEEPTGLPPSSTLLHGHHASGPTPSAGQPEGFSSLPGGMARSTHSSSSSDIKREDREDDENSSVGDKSEDEKKDSKAARSRTRKEALTLQMLSSLSDPKDDLDNEDDEDLPPEVKMERERERRVANNARERLRVRDINEAFKELGRMCQLHLSHDKPQTKLLILHQAVNVILNLEQQVRERNLNPKAACLKRREEEKVSGVVGESPMQLSGGHPSMGGEGHNPVGHM, via the exons ATGTTCGCGCCTCCAGTAGCCAACGGGAAGAACAGGACAATGACCCTTGCCAGCACTCAGTTTAGTAGCACAG CAATAGACGAGCGCAGCGGCTCCGGGTCTTGGGGCTCCGCAGAACAGAACAGCCCCTCATTCGGCCAAGCACGG CAGGGCTATGGAGAAGGACCCCACTACAGTGAGCATGAGGGCATGTCCTCTCCGTTCATCAGTTCAGGAATTACCA GTAAAAACGAGAGGCCACCATACCCTCCCTTTGGAAGCCAG CCTGGTTTCCTTCCTAGTGACATATCGATGCCCAGTCCAGATGCCATGTCCCCCTCCGGTCTCAAGTCTGGTTCTCAGTTTTATCCATCATACCCCAACAACCCCAGGAGAAGGCCGCCCGATGGAGGCATAG ACACCCAGCCAAAGAAGATCCGGAAACCCCCTGGCCTGCCATCCTCG gtGTATGCTTCCACATCTGGTGACGAATATGCCAGAGACAATGGAGGATATCCTGGTGCTAAGCCTGGAGCTGTGTATCCTGGCTCATTCTTTGTGCAAG AAGACCCTTGGTCATCTTCAGGCTACTCTGCCATGCTGAGTAATTCCCCTCACATTGGACAACCAGGCTCCTTCTCTGCAATTAACCCGCAGGACAGAATG AAGCGTCACCCCCTGCCTCTGTCCCCACAGAACTATCCTCTGCATGGAAGCGAAGTGAATGGCTTCCACTCAGCCCCCACCACCTACAACCACACACCCACCATCAACGGGGAAGGCATTATGG cCAACCGAGGCACCACAGCTGGCAGTTCAGGAGATGAAATTGGGAAGGCGCTTGCCTCA ATTTACCCATCGGACCACAACAGTAATAATTTCTCCTCGGCTCCATCTACTCCTGGATCTCCTCAGGCTATTGCAG GAGGAGCTCAGTCTCAGTGGCAAAGACCAACCACACCCAACTATGAAGGGCAGCCACATGCACTG cagAGTAAATTGGAGGACCGCTTGGAAGAGGCCATACATGTGCTCCGTAACCATGCTGTGGGCCAGGGCCCTGGCTTAGAGGGCGCCGACATGCACAGCCTGCTGTCCTCAGTACACAACGGGGGCCTCGGAGGCCTCTCTCCAGCTTTCCCCAATGCTAGTCTCGCCCTCAGCAACAGACATCCTGCTGCTATG GGAGGGAAACATGAGGAGCCCACAGGCCTCCCACCCAGCAGCACCCTCCTGCACGGTCATCACGCATCCGGACCCACGCCGTCAGCTGGACAGCCAGAAGGCTTTAGCA GTCTCCCTGGTGGTATGGCCCGCTCCACACactcctccagcagctcagacatcaaaagagaagacagagaggatgATGAAAACTCATCTGTTGGAGACAAATCAGAGGATGAAAAGAAGGACTCCAAGGCAGCGCGCAGTCGAACAAg AAAGGAGGCGTTGACCCTCCAGATGCTCTCTAGCCTTTCAGACCCGAAAGATGA TCTGGACAATGAAGATGACGAGGACCTTCCCCCCGAGGTGAAGATGGAGCGCGAGAGGGAGCGGCGAGTGGCTAACAATGCCCGCGAGCGTCTCAGAGTACGGGACATCAACGAAGCATTTAAGGAGCTTGGGAGGATGTGCCAACTGCACCTCAGCCATGACAAACCTCAGACCAAACTTCTCATACTTCACCAAGCTGTCAATGTCATCCTCAATTTAGAACAACAAGTCAGAG AGCGCAACCTTAACCCCAAGGCTGCGTGTTTAAAACGCCGTGAGGAAGAGAAGGTGTCTGGGGTGGTGGGTGAATCGCCCATGCAGCTCTCAGGAGGCCACCCTAGCATGGGAGGAGAGGGCCACAATCCAGT
- the tcf3b gene encoding transcription factor 3b isoform X4 codes for MNEQQQRMAAVGTDKELSDLLDFSAMFAPPVANGKNRTMTLASTQFSSTAIDERSGSGSWGSAEQNSPSFGQARQGYGEGPHYSEHEGMSSPFISSGITSKNERPPYPPFGSQPGFLPSDISMPSPDAMSPSGLKSGSQFYPSYPNNPRRRPPDGGIDTQPKKIRKPPGLPSSVYASTSGDEYARDNGGYPGAKPGAVYPGSFFVQDPWSSSGYSAMLSNSPHIGQPGSFSAINPQDRMKRHPLPLSPQNYPLHGSEVNGFHSAPTTYNHTPTINGEGIMANRGTTAGSSGDEIGKALASIYPSDHNSNNFSSAPSTPGSPQAIAGGAQSQWQRPTTPNYEGQPHALQSKLEDRLEEAIHVLRNHAVGQGPGLEGADMHSLLSSVHNGGLGGLSPAFPNASLALSNRHPAAMQGGKHEEPTGLPPSSTLLHGHHASGPTPSAGQPEGFSSLPGGMARSTHSSSSSDIKREDREDDENSSVGDKSEDEKKDSKAARSRTRKEALTLQMLSSLSDPKDDLDNEDDEDLPPEVKMERERERRVANNARERLRVRDINEAFKELGRMCQLHLSHDKPQTKLLILHQAVNVILNLEQQVRERNLNPKAACLKRREEEKVSGVVGESPMQLSGGHPSMGGEGHNPVGHM; via the exons ATGTTCGCGCCTCCAGTAGCCAACGGGAAGAACAGGACAATGACCCTTGCCAGCACTCAGTTTAGTAGCACAG CAATAGACGAGCGCAGCGGCTCCGGGTCTTGGGGCTCCGCAGAACAGAACAGCCCCTCATTCGGCCAAGCACGG CAGGGCTATGGAGAAGGACCCCACTACAGTGAGCATGAGGGCATGTCCTCTCCGTTCATCAGTTCAGGAATTACCA GTAAAAACGAGAGGCCACCATACCCTCCCTTTGGAAGCCAG CCTGGTTTCCTTCCTAGTGACATATCGATGCCCAGTCCAGATGCCATGTCCCCCTCCGGTCTCAAGTCTGGTTCTCAGTTTTATCCATCATACCCCAACAACCCCAGGAGAAGGCCGCCCGATGGAGGCATAG ACACCCAGCCAAAGAAGATCCGGAAACCCCCTGGCCTGCCATCCTCG gtGTATGCTTCCACATCTGGTGACGAATATGCCAGAGACAATGGAGGATATCCTGGTGCTAAGCCTGGAGCTGTGTATCCTGGCTCATTCTTTGTGCAAG ACCCTTGGTCATCTTCAGGCTACTCTGCCATGCTGAGTAATTCCCCTCACATTGGACAACCAGGCTCCTTCTCTGCAATTAACCCGCAGGACAGAATG AAGCGTCACCCCCTGCCTCTGTCCCCACAGAACTATCCTCTGCATGGAAGCGAAGTGAATGGCTTCCACTCAGCCCCCACCACCTACAACCACACACCCACCATCAACGGGGAAGGCATTATGG cCAACCGAGGCACCACAGCTGGCAGTTCAGGAGATGAAATTGGGAAGGCGCTTGCCTCA ATTTACCCATCGGACCACAACAGTAATAATTTCTCCTCGGCTCCATCTACTCCTGGATCTCCTCAGGCTATTGCAG GAGGAGCTCAGTCTCAGTGGCAAAGACCAACCACACCCAACTATGAAGGGCAGCCACATGCACTG cagAGTAAATTGGAGGACCGCTTGGAAGAGGCCATACATGTGCTCCGTAACCATGCTGTGGGCCAGGGCCCTGGCTTAGAGGGCGCCGACATGCACAGCCTGCTGTCCTCAGTACACAACGGGGGCCTCGGAGGCCTCTCTCCAGCTTTCCCCAATGCTAGTCTCGCCCTCAGCAACAGACATCCTGCTGCTATG CAGGGAGGGAAACATGAGGAGCCCACAGGCCTCCCACCCAGCAGCACCCTCCTGCACGGTCATCACGCATCCGGACCCACGCCGTCAGCTGGACAGCCAGAAGGCTTTAGCA GTCTCCCTGGTGGTATGGCCCGCTCCACACactcctccagcagctcagacatcaaaagagaagacagagaggatgATGAAAACTCATCTGTTGGAGACAAATCAGAGGATGAAAAGAAGGACTCCAAGGCAGCGCGCAGTCGAACAAg AAAGGAGGCGTTGACCCTCCAGATGCTCTCTAGCCTTTCAGACCCGAAAGATGA TCTGGACAATGAAGATGACGAGGACCTTCCCCCCGAGGTGAAGATGGAGCGCGAGAGGGAGCGGCGAGTGGCTAACAATGCCCGCGAGCGTCTCAGAGTACGGGACATCAACGAAGCATTTAAGGAGCTTGGGAGGATGTGCCAACTGCACCTCAGCCATGACAAACCTCAGACCAAACTTCTCATACTTCACCAAGCTGTCAATGTCATCCTCAATTTAGAACAACAAGTCAGAG AGCGCAACCTTAACCCCAAGGCTGCGTGTTTAAAACGCCGTGAGGAAGAGAAGGTGTCTGGGGTGGTGGGTGAATCGCCCATGCAGCTCTCAGGAGGCCACCCTAGCATGGGAGGAGAGGGCCACAATCCAGT
- the tcf3b gene encoding transcription factor 3b isoform X5 yields the protein MNEQQQRMAAVGTDKELSDLLDFSAMFAPPVANGKNRTMTLASTQFSSTAIDERSGSGSWGSAEQNSPSFGQARQGYGEGPHYSEHEGMSSPFISSGITSKNERPPYPPFGSQPGFLPSDISMPSPDAMSPSGLKSGSQFYPSYPNNPRRRPPDGGIDTQPKKIRKPPGLPSSVYASTSGDEYARDNGGYPGAKPGAVYPGSFFVQEDPWSSSGYSAMLSNSPHIGQPGSFSAINPQDRMKRHPLPLSPQNYPLHGSEVNGFHSAPTTYNHTPTINGEGIMANRGTTAGSSGDEIGKALASIYPSDHNSNNFSSAPSTPGSPQAIAGGAQSQWQRPTTPNYEGQPHALSKLEDRLEEAIHVLRNHAVGQGPGLEGADMHSLLSSVHNGGLGGLSPAFPNASLALSNRHPAAMQGGKHEEPTGLPPSSTLLHGHHASGPTPSAGQPEGFSSLPGGMARSTHSSSSSDIKREDREDDENSSVGDKSEDEKKDSKAARSRTRKEALTLQMLSSLSDPKDDLDNEDDEDLPPEVKMERERERRVANNARERLRVRDINEAFKELGRMCQLHLSHDKPQTKLLILHQAVNVILNLEQQVRERNLNPKAACLKRREEEKVSGVVGESPMQLSGGHPSMGGEGHNPVGHM from the exons ATGTTCGCGCCTCCAGTAGCCAACGGGAAGAACAGGACAATGACCCTTGCCAGCACTCAGTTTAGTAGCACAG CAATAGACGAGCGCAGCGGCTCCGGGTCTTGGGGCTCCGCAGAACAGAACAGCCCCTCATTCGGCCAAGCACGG CAGGGCTATGGAGAAGGACCCCACTACAGTGAGCATGAGGGCATGTCCTCTCCGTTCATCAGTTCAGGAATTACCA GTAAAAACGAGAGGCCACCATACCCTCCCTTTGGAAGCCAG CCTGGTTTCCTTCCTAGTGACATATCGATGCCCAGTCCAGATGCCATGTCCCCCTCCGGTCTCAAGTCTGGTTCTCAGTTTTATCCATCATACCCCAACAACCCCAGGAGAAGGCCGCCCGATGGAGGCATAG ACACCCAGCCAAAGAAGATCCGGAAACCCCCTGGCCTGCCATCCTCG gtGTATGCTTCCACATCTGGTGACGAATATGCCAGAGACAATGGAGGATATCCTGGTGCTAAGCCTGGAGCTGTGTATCCTGGCTCATTCTTTGTGCAAG AAGACCCTTGGTCATCTTCAGGCTACTCTGCCATGCTGAGTAATTCCCCTCACATTGGACAACCAGGCTCCTTCTCTGCAATTAACCCGCAGGACAGAATG AAGCGTCACCCCCTGCCTCTGTCCCCACAGAACTATCCTCTGCATGGAAGCGAAGTGAATGGCTTCCACTCAGCCCCCACCACCTACAACCACACACCCACCATCAACGGGGAAGGCATTATGG cCAACCGAGGCACCACAGCTGGCAGTTCAGGAGATGAAATTGGGAAGGCGCTTGCCTCA ATTTACCCATCGGACCACAACAGTAATAATTTCTCCTCGGCTCCATCTACTCCTGGATCTCCTCAGGCTATTGCAG GAGGAGCTCAGTCTCAGTGGCAAAGACCAACCACACCCAACTATGAAGGGCAGCCACATGCACTG AGTAAATTGGAGGACCGCTTGGAAGAGGCCATACATGTGCTCCGTAACCATGCTGTGGGCCAGGGCCCTGGCTTAGAGGGCGCCGACATGCACAGCCTGCTGTCCTCAGTACACAACGGGGGCCTCGGAGGCCTCTCTCCAGCTTTCCCCAATGCTAGTCTCGCCCTCAGCAACAGACATCCTGCTGCTATG CAGGGAGGGAAACATGAGGAGCCCACAGGCCTCCCACCCAGCAGCACCCTCCTGCACGGTCATCACGCATCCGGACCCACGCCGTCAGCTGGACAGCCAGAAGGCTTTAGCA GTCTCCCTGGTGGTATGGCCCGCTCCACACactcctccagcagctcagacatcaaaagagaagacagagaggatgATGAAAACTCATCTGTTGGAGACAAATCAGAGGATGAAAAGAAGGACTCCAAGGCAGCGCGCAGTCGAACAAg AAAGGAGGCGTTGACCCTCCAGATGCTCTCTAGCCTTTCAGACCCGAAAGATGA TCTGGACAATGAAGATGACGAGGACCTTCCCCCCGAGGTGAAGATGGAGCGCGAGAGGGAGCGGCGAGTGGCTAACAATGCCCGCGAGCGTCTCAGAGTACGGGACATCAACGAAGCATTTAAGGAGCTTGGGAGGATGTGCCAACTGCACCTCAGCCATGACAAACCTCAGACCAAACTTCTCATACTTCACCAAGCTGTCAATGTCATCCTCAATTTAGAACAACAAGTCAGAG AGCGCAACCTTAACCCCAAGGCTGCGTGTTTAAAACGCCGTGAGGAAGAGAAGGTGTCTGGGGTGGTGGGTGAATCGCCCATGCAGCTCTCAGGAGGCCACCCTAGCATGGGAGGAGAGGGCCACAATCCAGT